The sequence below is a genomic window from Streptomyces sp. V1I1.
GGTCGAGGCCGCGAAGGCGGCAGGCGTCGCGCAGCTCGCGTACACGGGAGTACTGGGCCGTCCCGACGCCGACTTCCAGCTGGCCGCCGAGCACAAGGTCACCGAGCGGGTGATCCTCGACTCGGGCCTGCCGTACACCTTCCTGCGCAATGGCTGGTACACGGAGAACTACACCGAGCACCTCGCCCCGGTCCTCGCCCACAACGCCGTCGTCGCGAGCGCCGGCGACGGCCGGATCGCCTCGGCCGCCCGCGCCGACTACGCCGCCGCAGCGGCCGCCGTGCTCACCGGCGAAGGACACCTGGGCAAGGCGTACGAACTGAGCGGCGACGCCGCCTGGTCCTTCGCGGAGTACGCGGCCGCGCTGTCCCGGCAGACCGGCCGGACGATCGCCTACAACAACGTCCCGGCCGAGGCGCACATGGGAATCCTGACGGGCGCGGGCGTGCCCGGGCCGTTCGCCGAGATCCTCGTCGACGTCGACGCGGCGGTCGGACGTGGGCTGCTGGCCGGCACGACGGGTGACCTGGCGCGGCTGGCCGGGCGCCCCACGACGCCGCTCGCCGACTCGGTGGCGGCGGCGCTCGCCACCGCCTGACCCCTGACCGACCGGCCACCCGACCAGACGACCGACCGGCCAAGATCTGTCATGACCGTATAGCGATACGGACATGACAGCCCGGCCCTGTGCCGCGTACCTTCTTCGTGTGATGCGCGCAGGGCGGGAGGGGCCGGTGAAGTCGGACGGTGAACAGCGGGCAGGACTGCTGTACGGGATCGGGGCCTACGGAATGTGGGGCCTGGTCCCGCTCTTCTGGCCGCTGCTGAAGCCGTCGGGAGCGACGGAGATCCTGGCTCACCGGATGGTCTGGTCGCTGGCCGTCGTCGGCGTCGCGCTGCTGGCGCTGAAGCGCTGGGGCTGGGTACGGGAGCTGATACGGC
It includes:
- a CDS encoding SDR family oxidoreductase; the encoded protein is MSIVVTGATGALGLLVIDELLATVQTDQITAVVRSKEKAADLAARGVELRIADYSVPETLAGAFRAGDRVLLISGSEVGQRVAQHTAVVEAAKAAGVAQLAYTGVLGRPDADFQLAAEHKVTERVILDSGLPYTFLRNGWYTENYTEHLAPVLAHNAVVASAGDGRIASAARADYAAAAAAVLTGEGHLGKAYELSGDAAWSFAEYAAALSRQTGRTIAYNNVPAEAHMGILTGAGVPGPFAEILVDVDAAVGRGLLAGTTGDLARLAGRPTTPLADSVAAALATA